A genomic region of Xanthomonas campestris pv. phormiicola contains the following coding sequences:
- a CDS encoding DMP19 family protein → MEVESLTDAALKKLQDHGFDTLGDCDRLLVTIWGLEADVNNGDFDQYYFNSYGDQAKMAPSALRAIGANRMAEIVELANTEFGQEGPPGDSSARRSRLEEISEDAAPAWDALEEEFWSYPDDIAALLTAHLATSG, encoded by the coding sequence ATGGAAGTCGAGTCGCTTACTGACGCTGCTTTAAAGAAGCTCCAAGATCATGGATTTGACACGCTTGGCGATTGCGATCGACTTCTGGTGACCATCTGGGGCCTAGAAGCCGACGTGAACAATGGTGACTTCGATCAATACTATTTCAACTCCTACGGCGATCAGGCAAAGATGGCGCCGAGCGCGCTACGCGCGATTGGAGCAAACAGAATGGCCGAGATCGTCGAACTGGCCAACACCGAGTTTGGCCAAGAGGGGCCGCCGGGCGACAGTAGTGCGCGACGAAGCCGCCTGGAAGAAATCAGCGAAGACGCGGCTCCGGCTTGGGACGCCCTAGAGGAAGAGTTTTGGAGTTATCCAGATGACATTGCCGCTCTACTCACGGCCCATCTCGCGACTTCTGGCTAA
- a CDS encoding GH92 family glycosyl hydrolase translates to MATRRGFLQGAIALALFGSSGIARLAQARAGSYALPADARAKAELTRHVDVFIGTGGHGHTFPGATLPFGMVQLSPDTYNAVWDACSGYHESDGSIMGFSHTHLSGTGVGDLLDFLVVPATGEVKLVPGTLEDPDAGYRSRYDHADEAASPGYYRVRLKDSGVHAELTATARAGLHRYHFPKGKPAHLLLDLCHGMQDKPEIATRVSDAQLRIVDARTLTGGRRVYQWAPGRYIYFAMRLSRPFAKAQLYSEDQPLAAGAHQADGTHLKVALHYPDAADAPLLVKVGISAVSADNALANLDTELPDFDFARVHAAAVAAWEKELARVRIDSDDDAQQRIFYTGLYHSLLAPTLFSDTDGRYRGMDLKVHQAPAGYHNYSTYSLWDTYRALHPLLTLVQPERVPDLVQCLVRGANECPDGVGIWPLQGVETGCMIGYHSAVVLAEAHAKGFTGIDYAAAWPAYRKRAMDDTTHGLDEYRKRGYIPSDTVDEAVSRTLEYAYDDWAVAHLAQAAGATKEASALRERSRNYRNVFNRKSGFVQPRLSNGDWAAPFDPRAMGHITKWRDFTESNAWQATFLNQHDLYGYMELFGGRDGFVAKLDELFSTSSDLPADAPPDIDGMVGQYAHGNEPSHHVAYLFAYAGQPYKTQAMVRRLLREQYHDARNGLSGNEDCGQMSAWFVLSALGFYAVDPVSATYVLGSPLFKRADVDVGNGRTLSVVAHGNSAANVYIQRARWNGKPYTRSWLRHADLAAGGTLELEMGPKPNPAFGAAKEDLPPSFV, encoded by the coding sequence ATGGCCACACGACGCGGTTTCCTGCAGGGCGCCATCGCCCTGGCCCTGTTCGGCAGCAGCGGCATCGCCCGCCTGGCGCAGGCGCGCGCCGGCAGCTACGCGCTGCCCGCCGACGCGCGCGCCAAGGCCGAGCTCACCCGCCACGTCGACGTGTTCATCGGCACCGGCGGCCACGGCCACACCTTCCCCGGCGCCACGCTGCCGTTCGGCATGGTGCAGTTGAGCCCGGACACCTACAACGCAGTGTGGGATGCGTGCTCCGGCTACCATGAGTCCGACGGCTCGATCATGGGCTTCTCGCACACCCACCTGTCCGGCACCGGCGTCGGCGACCTGCTCGATTTCCTGGTCGTGCCGGCCACCGGCGAGGTCAAGCTGGTCCCCGGCACGCTGGAGGATCCGGACGCCGGCTACCGCTCGCGCTACGACCATGCCGACGAAGCCGCCTCGCCCGGCTACTACCGGGTGCGCCTGAAGGACAGCGGCGTGCACGCCGAGCTGACCGCCACCGCGCGCGCCGGCCTGCACCGCTACCACTTCCCCAAGGGCAAGCCGGCGCATCTGCTGCTGGACCTGTGCCACGGCATGCAGGACAAGCCGGAGATCGCCACCCGGGTCAGCGACGCGCAACTGCGCATCGTCGATGCGCGCACCCTAACCGGCGGGCGCCGCGTGTACCAGTGGGCGCCGGGCCGCTACATCTACTTCGCCATGCGCCTGTCGCGGCCGTTCGCCAAGGCCCAGCTCTATTCCGAAGACCAGCCGCTGGCCGCCGGCGCGCACCAGGCCGACGGCACCCACCTGAAGGTGGCGCTGCACTACCCCGACGCCGCCGACGCGCCGCTGCTGGTCAAGGTCGGCATCTCCGCGGTCAGCGCCGACAACGCCCTGGCCAACCTCGACACCGAACTGCCCGACTTCGATTTCGCGCGCGTACACGCCGCCGCCGTGGCCGCGTGGGAGAAGGAACTGGCGCGGGTGCGCATCGACAGCGACGACGACGCGCAGCAGCGCATCTTCTACACCGGCCTGTACCACAGCCTGCTCGCGCCGACCCTGTTCAGCGACACCGATGGCCGCTACCGCGGCATGGATTTGAAGGTGCACCAGGCGCCCGCCGGCTACCACAACTACAGCACCTACTCGCTGTGGGACACCTACCGCGCGCTGCATCCCTTGCTGACCCTGGTGCAACCGGAACGCGTGCCCGACCTGGTGCAGTGCCTGGTGCGCGGCGCCAACGAATGCCCGGACGGCGTCGGCATCTGGCCGCTGCAAGGCGTCGAAACCGGCTGCATGATCGGCTACCACTCCGCCGTGGTGCTGGCCGAAGCGCACGCCAAGGGCTTCACCGGTATCGACTACGCCGCCGCCTGGCCCGCCTACCGCAAGCGCGCGATGGACGACACCACACACGGCCTGGACGAATACCGCAAGCGCGGCTACATCCCCAGCGACACCGTCGACGAAGCGGTCAGCCGCACCCTCGAATACGCCTACGACGACTGGGCGGTGGCGCACCTGGCGCAGGCCGCCGGCGCCACCAAGGAAGCGAGCGCCTTGCGCGAACGCTCGCGCAACTACCGCAACGTGTTCAACCGCAAGAGCGGCTTCGTGCAGCCGCGGCTGAGCAACGGCGACTGGGCCGCGCCGTTCGATCCGCGCGCGATGGGCCACATCACGAAATGGCGCGATTTCACCGAGTCCAACGCCTGGCAGGCCACCTTCCTCAACCAGCACGACCTGTACGGCTACATGGAGCTGTTCGGCGGCCGCGACGGCTTCGTCGCCAAGCTCGACGAACTGTTCTCCACCAGCTCCGACCTGCCGGCCGACGCGCCGCCGGACATCGACGGCATGGTCGGCCAGTACGCGCACGGCAACGAACCCAGCCACCACGTCGCCTACCTGTTCGCCTACGCCGGGCAACCGTACAAGACCCAGGCGATGGTGCGGCGGCTGCTGCGCGAGCAATACCACGACGCACGCAACGGCCTGTCCGGCAACGAGGACTGCGGGCAGATGAGCGCCTGGTTCGTGCTCAGCGCCCTGGGCTTCTACGCCGTGGACCCGGTCAGCGCCACCTACGTGCTCGGCAGCCCGCTGTTCAAGCGCGCCGACGTCGACGTCGGCAACGGCCGCACCCTGAGCGTCGTCGCCCACGGCAACAGCGCCGCCAACGTCTACATCCAGCGCGCCCGCTGGAACGGCAAGCCGTATACGCGCAGCTGGCTGCGCCACGCCGACCTCGCCGCCGGCGGCACCCTGGAACTGGAGATGGGCCCGAAGCCGAATCCCGCCTTCGGCGCAGCCAAGGAAGATCTGCCGCCCTCCTTCGTTTGA
- a CDS encoding glycoside hydrolase family 125 protein: MLPCSDSASPESRVPSPGVTRREVLHLLGGAAGAGLLASAVPGFAASGAAAAGLPSKRPAPAQRRFVSAAVERHLRTVKAGIGDPRLAWLFENCYPNTLDTTVEAGTRNGKPDTFVITGDIEAMWLRDSSAQVHPYIPLAKRDPALRRMFHGLIQRQAYCIQLDPYANAFLPDGKSQRLKWSVADITDMKPGVGERKWEVDSLCYPIRLAHEYWRASGDTAPFDDDWRAAMHVVVKTFREQQRLHDRGPYSFQRPSPLATETLVLEGYGQPTRPNGMIHSMFRPSDDACVYPLFVPANLFAVTSLRQLAAMSQALHHDAAFAGECRALADEVETATRRFGQMRDADGQAFWAYEVDGYGNQLFIDDANAPGLLSLAYLGCCDRRDPLFLRTRQLAWSERNPYFFKGRAAEGVGGPHAGLRMIWPMSIMQYALASDDDAQIRQCLAWLKNTDAGSGFMHEAFDQDDPNTFTRDWFAWANTLFGELIIDLHQRKPHLLRR; the protein is encoded by the coding sequence ATGCTTCCGTGCAGTGACTCGGCGAGTCCCGAGTCCCGAGTCCCGAGTCCCGGCGTCACCCGCCGCGAGGTCCTCCACCTGCTCGGCGGCGCAGCCGGCGCCGGCCTGCTCGCCAGCGCCGTGCCCGGCTTCGCCGCGTCCGGTGCAGCGGCGGCAGGCCTGCCCAGCAAGCGCCCAGCCCCGGCGCAACGGCGCTTCGTCAGCGCCGCGGTGGAAAGACACCTGCGCACGGTCAAGGCCGGCATCGGCGATCCGCGCCTGGCCTGGCTATTCGAGAACTGCTATCCGAACACGCTCGACACCACCGTCGAGGCCGGCACCCGCAACGGCAAGCCGGACACCTTCGTCATCACCGGCGACATCGAGGCGATGTGGCTGCGCGATTCTTCCGCGCAGGTGCATCCGTACATCCCTCTCGCCAAACGCGATCCCGCATTGCGGCGCATGTTCCATGGCCTGATCCAGCGCCAGGCCTACTGCATCCAGCTCGACCCCTACGCCAACGCGTTCCTGCCCGACGGCAAGAGCCAGCGCCTGAAGTGGTCGGTGGCCGACATCACCGACATGAAGCCCGGCGTCGGCGAGCGCAAGTGGGAAGTGGATTCGCTGTGCTACCCGATCCGGCTGGCGCACGAATACTGGCGCGCCAGCGGCGACACCGCGCCGTTCGACGACGACTGGCGCGCAGCGATGCACGTGGTGGTCAAGACCTTCCGCGAGCAGCAGCGCCTGCACGACCGCGGCCCCTACAGCTTCCAGCGCCCCTCGCCGCTGGCGACCGAGACCCTGGTGCTGGAAGGCTACGGCCAGCCGACCAGGCCCAACGGCATGATCCACTCGATGTTCCGTCCCTCCGACGACGCCTGCGTGTATCCGCTGTTCGTGCCGGCCAACCTGTTCGCGGTGACGTCGTTGCGGCAGCTGGCGGCGATGAGCCAGGCGCTGCACCACGATGCCGCCTTCGCCGGCGAATGCCGCGCACTGGCCGACGAGGTCGAGACCGCCACGCGCCGGTTCGGGCAGATGCGCGATGCCGACGGGCAGGCGTTCTGGGCCTACGAAGTGGACGGCTACGGCAACCAGCTGTTCATCGACGACGCCAACGCGCCTGGCCTGCTGAGCCTGGCCTACCTGGGCTGCTGCGACCGCCGCGACCCGCTGTTCCTGCGCACCCGCCAGCTGGCGTGGAGCGAGCGCAACCCGTACTTCTTCAAGGGCCGCGCCGCCGAAGGCGTCGGCGGCCCGCACGCCGGACTGCGCATGATCTGGCCGATGTCGATCATGCAGTACGCGCTGGCCAGCGACGACGACGCGCAGATCCGCCAATGCCTGGCCTGGCTGAAAAACACCGACGCCGGCAGCGGCTTCATGCACGAGGCCTTCGACCAAGACGACCCGAACACATTCACCCGCGACTGGTTCGCCTGGGCCAACACCCTGTTCGGCGAACTGATCATCGACCTGCACCAACGCAAGCCGCACCTGTTGCGCCGCTGA
- a CDS encoding AbiV family abortive infection protein has protein sequence MRELNKQTLVKLSVASLDNATALVDEAQTLLSAEHFARAYFLAVAGIEEIGKSALAFGAAGRNLADRQVLKKTWNNLLDHKSKIIAAFGPALNLTARDNMEEALETSLELMGSLRRGREPSMYTGVLADGSIQSPKDLVRPVAARDAVRLARHCLARAQQHHENKQPVATSAASDFFYTLSSSNIQEIMGQEDFSPFYLERIKGGNISLEEAIYAFVSRPAA, from the coding sequence ATGAGAGAACTCAACAAGCAAACGCTCGTAAAGCTTTCGGTCGCGTCGCTCGATAACGCCACGGCGCTAGTTGATGAGGCCCAAACGTTGCTAAGTGCCGAACACTTCGCACGCGCTTATTTTCTTGCGGTTGCGGGCATCGAGGAAATCGGCAAGTCTGCCTTAGCATTCGGTGCCGCAGGTCGAAACCTCGCCGATCGGCAAGTACTCAAGAAGACTTGGAACAACCTTCTCGATCACAAGTCCAAGATCATCGCTGCCTTCGGACCTGCGCTGAACCTGACGGCGCGAGACAACATGGAGGAGGCACTTGAGACATCACTTGAGCTTATGGGCAGCCTCCGCCGCGGCCGCGAGCCATCGATGTATACTGGCGTTCTCGCGGATGGCTCGATTCAAAGTCCAAAAGACTTGGTGCGGCCTGTCGCCGCACGTGACGCGGTGCGGCTCGCCCGACATTGTCTAGCGCGGGCCCAGCAGCATCATGAGAACAAGCAGCCAGTGGCCACTTCGGCAGCCAGTGATTTCTTCTACACCCTGTCCAGCAGCAACATCCAGGAAATCATGGGGCAAGAAGACTTCTCGCCGTTCTATCTTGAGCGCATCAAAGGCGGCAACATCAGCCTAGAGGAAGCAATCTATGCCTTCGTCTCCCGGCCTGCCGCCTAA
- a CDS encoding beta-galactosidase: MLRHSLSALALSLLLSLPASAQPTHATAPWPAFATQGTQFTRDGKPYQIISGAIHFQRIPRAYWKDRLQKARAMGLNTVETYVFWNLVEPRQGQFDFSGNNDLAAFIDEAAAQGLNVILRPGPYVCAEWEAGGYPAWLFAEPGMRVRSQDPRFLAASQAYLDAVAAQVKPRLNRNGGPIIAVQVENEYGSYDDDHVYMQANRAMFVKAGFDKALLFTADGADVLANGTLPDTLAVVNFGPGDAEKAFQTLSKFRPGQPQMVGEYWAGWFDQWGDKHANTDAAKQASEFEWILRQGHSANLYMFVGGTSFGFMNGANFQKNASDHYVPQTTSYDYDAVLDEAGRPTPKFALFRDTIARVTGVQPPALPTPIRFAELPATPLRESASLWDNLPAPAATTDTPQPMERYGQAYGYILYRTTVTGPRKGSLYLGDVRDYARVYVDRQLAGSAERRLQQVAVDVDIPAGTHTLDVLVENSGRINYGAHLADGRAGLIDPVLLDGKPLTGWQTFPLPMDDPSKLTGWTTAKVDGPAFHRGTVKIGTPTDTFLDMQAFGKGFAWANGHNLGRHWNIGPQRALYFPAPMQRKGENSVIVFDLDSAADARVRGVKGQVWSTPTPGG; encoded by the coding sequence ATGCTGCGCCACTCCCTGTCCGCCCTTGCCCTGTCGCTCCTGCTGTCCCTGCCGGCATCCGCACAGCCGACGCACGCCACCGCGCCCTGGCCCGCCTTCGCCACCCAGGGCACGCAGTTCACCCGCGACGGCAAGCCCTACCAGATCATCTCCGGCGCCATCCACTTCCAGCGCATCCCGCGCGCCTACTGGAAGGACCGCCTGCAGAAAGCGCGCGCCATGGGCCTGAACACCGTGGAGACCTACGTGTTCTGGAACCTGGTCGAACCGCGCCAGGGCCAGTTCGATTTCAGCGGCAACAACGACCTGGCCGCCTTCATCGACGAAGCCGCCGCGCAGGGCCTCAACGTGATCCTGCGCCCCGGCCCCTACGTGTGCGCCGAATGGGAAGCCGGCGGCTACCCGGCATGGCTGTTCGCCGAACCGGGCATGCGCGTGCGCAGCCAGGACCCGCGCTTCCTCGCCGCCAGCCAGGCCTACCTCGACGCCGTCGCCGCGCAGGTCAAGCCCAGGCTCAACCGCAACGGCGGCCCCATCATCGCCGTCCAGGTCGAGAACGAATACGGCTCCTACGACGACGACCACGTCTACATGCAGGCCAACCGCGCCATGTTCGTCAAGGCCGGCTTCGACAAGGCCCTGCTGTTCACCGCCGACGGCGCCGACGTGCTGGCCAACGGCACCCTGCCCGATACCCTGGCCGTGGTGAACTTCGGCCCCGGCGACGCCGAAAAAGCGTTCCAGACCCTGAGCAAGTTCCGCCCCGGCCAACCGCAGATGGTGGGCGAATACTGGGCCGGCTGGTTCGACCAGTGGGGCGACAAACACGCCAACACCGATGCCGCCAAACAGGCCAGCGAATTCGAATGGATCCTGCGCCAGGGCCATTCCGCGAACCTCTACATGTTCGTCGGCGGCACCAGCTTCGGCTTCATGAACGGCGCCAACTTCCAGAAGAACGCCAGCGACCACTACGTCCCGCAGACCACCAGCTACGACTACGACGCCGTGCTGGACGAAGCCGGCCGGCCCACCCCCAAGTTCGCCCTGTTCCGCGACACCATCGCCCGCGTCACCGGCGTGCAGCCGCCCGCCCTGCCCACCCCGATCCGCTTCGCCGAGCTGCCGGCCACCCCGCTGCGCGAATCCGCCTCGCTGTGGGACAACCTGCCCGCGCCGGCCGCCACCACCGACACCCCGCAGCCGATGGAACGCTACGGCCAGGCCTACGGCTACATCCTCTACCGCACCACCGTCACCGGCCCGCGCAAGGGCAGCCTGTACCTGGGCGACGTGCGCGACTACGCCCGCGTCTACGTCGATCGCCAGTTGGCCGGCAGCGCCGAGCGCCGCCTGCAGCAAGTGGCCGTGGACGTGGACATCCCCGCCGGCACCCACACCCTCGACGTGCTGGTGGAGAACAGCGGCCGCATCAACTACGGCGCCCACCTGGCCGACGGCCGCGCCGGCCTGATCGACCCGGTCCTGCTCGACGGCAAGCCGCTGACCGGCTGGCAGACCTTCCCGCTGCCGATGGACGACCCGAGCAAGCTCACCGGCTGGACCACCGCCAAGGTCGACGGCCCCGCCTTCCACCGCGGCACCGTCAAGATCGGCACGCCCACCGACACCTTCCTGGACATGCAGGCCTTCGGCAAAGGCTTCGCCTGGGCCAACGGCCATAACCTGGGGCGACATTGGAACATCGGGCCGCAGCGGGCGTTGTATTTTCCGGCGCCGATGCAGCGGAAAGGCGAGAACAGTGTGATTGTGTTCGATCTGGATAGTGCGGCGGATGCGAGGGTGCGTGGGGTTAAGGGGCAGGTTTGGAGTACGCCGACGCCGGGCGGTTGA
- a CDS encoding DUF3644 domain-containing protein, with product MAAALHQKFIEKSHAAMLAAIEVYNKPTFSYREETFCILAVNAWELLLKAKLLKESKNDPKAIQVRVPRQLKGGEKSTKHMTVKKNRAGNAMTLQLSACVVALEKAQDRASRVPQEVALNLEAIIDVRDNATHFIVASALLQRNVLELACASVRNYVALSKTWFDRDFGSSLSLMLPVAFFHGIEEVGAVVVTRDEKRLIDRLQATATQPAANGEYQVAVRVDVRLRRSNLDTAANVQVTRDPEALAIRLDENQLMETYPWSYADLQVQLRRRKPDIKFNAEFHAIKKPLMKERGLVHSRLLDPNNPSSSKKDFYNPNIRDRILDAYADQEL from the coding sequence ATGGCCGCTGCACTGCACCAAAAATTCATTGAAAAGTCGCACGCAGCGATGCTTGCGGCAATTGAGGTCTACAACAAACCCACCTTTTCATACCGCGAAGAGACCTTTTGCATCCTCGCCGTCAATGCATGGGAACTGCTTTTAAAGGCGAAGTTGTTGAAAGAGTCAAAGAACGACCCCAAAGCCATCCAGGTGCGTGTACCACGACAGTTGAAGGGTGGCGAGAAGAGCACCAAGCACATGACTGTGAAGAAGAACCGCGCGGGCAACGCGATGACATTGCAGTTGAGTGCGTGCGTCGTCGCATTGGAAAAGGCACAGGACCGCGCCAGTCGTGTGCCGCAAGAAGTGGCATTGAACCTAGAAGCGATTATCGATGTCCGCGACAACGCTACTCACTTCATCGTCGCCAGTGCTCTGTTGCAGCGAAACGTGCTTGAACTGGCTTGCGCGAGCGTGCGCAACTACGTGGCACTAAGCAAGACATGGTTTGACCGCGACTTCGGGTCCTCCCTTTCGTTGATGCTGCCTGTTGCGTTCTTCCACGGCATCGAGGAAGTGGGCGCCGTTGTTGTCACGCGAGACGAGAAGCGATTGATTGATCGCTTGCAAGCAACAGCAACACAGCCCGCTGCCAATGGCGAGTACCAGGTCGCTGTGCGCGTTGACGTGCGCCTGCGGCGGTCAAACCTCGACACGGCGGCCAATGTGCAGGTCACTCGTGATCCCGAAGCGCTTGCCATACGGCTGGACGAAAACCAACTGATGGAAACGTACCCATGGTCCTACGCCGATTTGCAGGTTCAGTTGCGCCGCCGCAAACCGGACATCAAGTTCAACGCCGAGTTCCATGCCATCAAGAAGCCATTAATGAAAGAGCGCGGGCTTGTCCACTCACGCCTACTCGACCCCAACAACCCTAGCAGCAGCAAAAAGGACTTTTACAACCCCAACATACGCGACCGCATTTTGGACGCATATGCCGACCAGGAGTTGTAG